The Bacteroidia bacterium DNA window TAAGCAATTTAGGCAACCAACGTATTTATCTACAGATGTAATTTGGGTAGCACCTCGGCTAATAAGTTCTAAGGTAACCATACCCGTTCCGGAGAAAATATCTAAGACATTAGCTTCACTTAGGTCTAAGCGGCTTTCGATAATGCTGGCGAGAGCCTCTCGAGTGCGTTCTGTGGTTGGGCGAGTAGGAAGACCTTGCGGAATTTTAGCGATTCTTCGTTTATATAAACCGCCAACAATACGCATAAAATATATTACTTAATTAATAATCAGACGATTGTAAAAACTCCGCCCGTCTTCTGTCATAATTCGAACTAAATAGACTCCGTGCTGAATCTTATCTAAGAAAATACGTCCGGTTTGGCTCGATATAGCTTCTTTGTAAACCGTTTGACCAATACTGTTTTCTATTTGGATAAAACCATTTAAAGAAGTAGATTCATCTGAAAGTTTAAAGTCAAAATAACTACTGGCTGGATTTGGAAAAAGTTGAATGGTGTTATTTAACGTATTTTCAGAAATACCGGTAGTTAAGGTTAAACTTGACCAAGTAAATCTTTTTGGATTTCCCAGTGTGTCGTAGGCAAGTTCTGCAATCGCTAATTTTGCATTTTTAGCCATCCAAGAGTAGCTAATAGTGGTAGTATTTTTGGTGCTATAGACACTCCAAGGTGAAATAGGTAGTAATTTGATCCAAGTAGTATCTATTGTGCGGTCAGTATGCTTGATGCGTAAGGCTTGATAAGAGCCGACCGGCGTAACTAAGCTTCCCCAGCCGTCTATTGTATCTGATAAGACTCCCGCCCGCTTAAAACGAACTGAGTTTACCCCAAAAGAGGAACCACTTGTGGTAACATCCATACCGTAATTATCTTGAAAGGTTGTTCCATAGGTAGATGGAAAAACATTGGCTGTTAAAGTAGGGTTCAAGGGAGCTACGATTGTACTTCCGTTATTCAGCAAATTTCCGGCTAAACCAGTTGCGATAAAGTCTGCGGAAGATTTATTGAAGTAAAGATAATTTTGGTTATCATTGGTCATGGCGATATTTGAGTTTGTAAAGGATGCGGCATGAGGGGTAGCTGAAGGGGCGATTACTTTGGTCGTTTCGGTTACTCGTGCAGTTGCATTGGTGAGTGTCCAGGTAACGTTTGCACCTGCGGCACCCGGCGTAATGGTGGTGAGGGTATCCACATACCGGGTAACAGTATCCCCAACCTGCGCAAGGTCAGATGACACAAGTGTTATCTGAGAATAAGTATAATTACTTGCTAATAAGCAACCAAATAAAACTAAACAATAATTAAAAGCGGCCTTCATAAGTTTTTCAAATAGGTTTCGCAAGCTACAAATAAAAATGTTCAATTTTTCTTTTGGTGCTTTCAAAGGTTATTTTGAGCGTTATTTTTGCTTTTATTATGATGTAAGTCTATGATTTTATCCGTATTTTGATGAAATTTATTGCTAATAATTCTTAACTTGGCGGTCAGTTTTAGCGCGTAATTTTATGGCACATTACAATCCCCCCGCGAACGAAGAGGAATTTAAAATCAACTTTGCTCCGTTTAACCCACCAATGACGGATACACAGGCGTATCAAGAATCCGCCCGTTGTCTGTTTTGTCATGATGCGCCTTGCATAACAGCTTGCCCAACAGCGATTAATATTCCTTTATTTATTCGGCAGATTCAGAGTAATTTACCTACAGAGGCAGGAAAGACAATTTTTTCATCTAATTGGTTAGGAGCCAGCTGTGGGAGTGTTTGCCCCACGGAAGTATTATGCGAGGGTGCTTGTGTTTATACCCAACAAGATATGCCGGCTGTTCAGATTGGCCGTTTACAGGAGTTTGCAGCCAGAAAAACCATTGAAAGCGGTACTATTTTATGGAAACCAAACCCACCTACCCATAAAAAAGTTGCCGTTATAGGTGCTGGTCCTGCCGGATTAGCTTGCGCCTTAGAGCTTGCTTATCTGGGACATGAAGTAACCCTTATAGAGGGCAAAGATAAACTTTCCGGCCTACTTATCTTCGGAACAGCTCCCTATAAAATAACCAATGAAGCTGTTGAAGCTGAAATAAACTGGCTACTCAAGCAACTCCCAATTACCATTAAAACAAATACTTACATTAAATCAGAGGAGGAAATTCAAGAGGTATTAAATCACAATGATGCTGTATTTTTAGGAATTGGGTTGGGTGGTACTAACAAACTAAATATTCCCGGTGAAAATATCCCGCACGTTTTGGGAGCCGTAGAGATGATAGAATCCCTGAGACGTTATCAGCATCATTTTATTTTAGAAGGTAACGTTGTGGTTATTGGCGGAGGAAATACCGCTATGGATGCAGCTTCGGAAGCCTCCCGTTTAGGGGCAAAACGTGTTGTATTAGCCTATCGCAAAGATAAATCCGAAATGAGCGCCTATGATTTTGAATATCAACACACCCAAAATGCCGGCGTAGAAATGATTTTTAACGTTACTCCGGTGCAAATTTTGGGTGAAGAACAGGTAGTAGGCGTAGAATTTGTGCATCAAGATAAGTCTCGCATCATAATTCAATGTGATTATGTGCTGAAAGCTAATGGCCAACGAAAACAAATCGAGTGGCTAAGGCAAATTAACGGGCTAACCTTAGATGATTCTGGAAAAGTTATTACAAATGATATAATGCAAACCGGAAACCCAAAAGTTTTTGCTGGCGGTGATACCAGAAATGGAGGCAAAGAAGTGGTTTTTGCCGTAGCAGAAGGCCAGCAAGCGGCACACGGAATCCACCAATTTTTACTAAAATCATAACTATTTGATTTACAACAAGAAAATAAAAATATTTTAAAAAAATAGCTTTTTTTATATCTTAAAAGGTTACAGATTCGCTACTTTGGCCATTAATTTCGGAGGTAAATTTTTATATGTTTCGATTATTTCTTTATATTACTCTCGTTTTGGGATTTTTTTCTCAAAATAATATTCAAGCACAGCCATTATCTCAACGTCCTTGGTACTATGATGGAGTGCTCTATTTAAAAATCCGCAATGAATCAAACCTAAAATTGACCCCTTTTTCAGATTCTGGTAGTTCAGAAAAACTTCAAAATCCGGAAAAATTCACGCAAATTTTTAGCCAATATGGAGTTACAAAA harbors:
- a CDS encoding FAD-dependent oxidoreductase codes for the protein MAHYNPPANEEEFKINFAPFNPPMTDTQAYQESARCLFCHDAPCITACPTAINIPLFIRQIQSNLPTEAGKTIFSSNWLGASCGSVCPTEVLCEGACVYTQQDMPAVQIGRLQEFAARKTIESGTILWKPNPPTHKKVAVIGAGPAGLACALELAYLGHEVTLIEGKDKLSGLLIFGTAPYKITNEAVEAEINWLLKQLPITIKTNTYIKSEEEIQEVLNHNDAVFLGIGLGGTNKLNIPGENIPHVLGAVEMIESLRRYQHHFILEGNVVVIGGGNTAMDAASEASRLGAKRVVLAYRKDKSEMSAYDFEYQHTQNAGVEMIFNVTPVQILGEEQVVGVEFVHQDKSRIIIQCDYVLKANGQRKQIEWLRQINGLTLDDSGKVITNDIMQTGNPKVFAGGDTRNGGKEVVFAVAEGQQAAHGIHQFLLKS
- a CDS encoding T9SS type A sorting domain-containing protein, which produces MKAAFNYCLVLFGCLLASNYTYSQITLVSSDLAQVGDTVTRYVDTLTTITPGAAGANVTWTLTNATARVTETTKVIAPSATPHAASFTNSNIAMTNDNQNYLYFNKSSADFIATGLAGNLLNNGSTIVAPLNPTLTANVFPSTYGTTFQDNYGMDVTTSGSSFGVNSVRFKRAGVLSDTIDGWGSLVTPVGSYQALRIKHTDRTIDTTWIKLLPISPWSVYSTKNTTTISYSWMAKNAKLAIAELAYDTLGNPKRFTWSSLTLTTGISENTLNNTIQLFPNPASSYFDFKLSDESTSLNGFIQIENSIGQTVYKEAISSQTGRIFLDKIQHGVYLVRIMTEDGRSFYNRLIIN